The following proteins come from a genomic window of Deltaproteobacteria bacterium RIFCSPHIGHO2_02_FULL_44_16:
- a CDS encoding UDP-N-acetylmuramate--L-alanine ligase codes for MMEQKKKNIHLLGIGGTGMGALAGLLKEIGYHVTGSDNEIYSPMKEELERLEITPYKGYSEKNLDDRPDHVVIGNVITKINPEAIAVEKQGIPYLSMPQALARFFLKDRQTLVVTGTHGKTTVSTLLAWFLTAAQKDPGFFIGGIGKNFGRSAARGSGKYFVVEGDEYDTAYFDKGPKFLHYRPFGSILTSIEFDHADIYRSLHHVLEAFRKFVALMPHNGVLIANIDDANVKRVIAEAPCRVVTYGFSPEAHYAITHLSLTPEGSSCEITTKKEKISLHSPLAGRHNIVNTVAACALLHELGMSFDELQQGLSTFEGVKRRQEVVGNIKDITIIDDFAHHPTAISETIDAIKARYPKRRVWALFEPRSNTSCRNVFQHEFVEALAHADRVIIASPFKADKLPKEERLDAQKIADGLMNEKGIDAHYIPGGTEFILEYLIRNINVQDVILVMSNGGFDNIHHKIIEKLERRKLYEDHSQLKMSRIPKKKQ; via the coding sequence ATGATGGAACAGAAGAAAAAAAATATTCATCTTCTTGGCATTGGTGGAACAGGAATGGGGGCCCTCGCGGGCCTTCTCAAAGAAATTGGTTATCACGTCACGGGAAGTGACAATGAAATCTATTCTCCGATGAAAGAAGAACTCGAGCGTCTGGAGATTACGCCTTATAAAGGATATAGCGAAAAAAATCTAGACGATCGACCAGACCACGTCGTGATTGGAAATGTCATCACGAAAATAAATCCTGAAGCGATCGCAGTTGAAAAACAGGGTATTCCTTATCTCTCCATGCCACAAGCGCTGGCGCGCTTTTTCTTAAAAGATCGTCAAACACTTGTGGTTACTGGAACGCATGGAAAGACGACAGTCTCGACACTTCTGGCGTGGTTTTTAACGGCAGCGCAAAAAGATCCTGGATTTTTTATTGGCGGCATTGGAAAAAATTTCGGAAGAAGCGCTGCGCGCGGTTCCGGAAAATATTTTGTTGTTGAAGGAGATGAATACGACACCGCCTATTTCGATAAAGGACCAAAATTTCTTCATTATCGTCCTTTTGGGAGCATCTTGACGTCGATTGAATTTGATCATGCTGACATCTACAGAAGCCTTCATCATGTTCTGGAAGCTTTTCGAAAGTTTGTCGCTCTCATGCCTCACAATGGAGTGCTCATTGCCAATATCGATGATGCCAATGTAAAACGAGTGATTGCAGAAGCCCCTTGTCGGGTCGTGACCTATGGTTTTTCTCCTGAGGCGCATTATGCCATCACTCATCTTTCTCTGACGCCCGAAGGAAGTTCATGTGAAATCACGACAAAGAAGGAAAAAATATCTCTTCACTCCCCTCTTGCCGGACGTCACAACATCGTGAATACGGTGGCAGCATGTGCTCTCTTACATGAACTTGGAATGTCGTTTGACGAACTCCAACAAGGACTTTCAACTTTTGAAGGAGTCAAACGACGACAAGAAGTGGTTGGAAATATCAAAGACATCACGATTATCGATGATTTTGCGCATCATCCCACAGCGATTTCAGAAACCATTGATGCCATCAAAGCACGTTATCCCAAAAGACGTGTTTGGGCTCTTTTTGAACCGCGATCCAACACAAGTTGCAGAAATGTCTTTCAACACGAATTTGTGGAAGCGCTTGCTCACGCTGATCGCGTGATCATCGCTTCTCCTTTTAAAGCAGATAAACTTCCAAAAGAAGAACGACTCGACGCGCAAAAAATTGCGGATGGTCTGATGAACGAAAAAGGGATCGATGCGCATTATATTCCAGGCGGAACCGAATTCATTCTCGAATATCTGATTCGAAATATTAATGTTCAGGATGTCATTCTCGTGATGTCCAATGGCGGCTTTGACAATATCCATCACAAAATTATCGAAAAACTTGAGCGCCGAAAACTCTATGAAGATCATTCGCAACTGAAAATGAGTCGCATTCCCAAGAAGAAGCAATGA
- a CDS encoding outer membrane protein assembly factor BamA has protein sequence MKQKIFIFLLVLMSFLSSAHAASEKIAQIRISGLSRIGEDTVRHVLPFQEGDPFRVQKVDEAITALRRWGAFDAIQVDIDSTPEGKLLHFRLDEATVILLIEIQGNYPFVENRIRKYFTLKAGDIYTPQSVKAQVDRIKTFYEQQGYINTEVEILETAEPTENGVTITFAIHRGEQLRYRNIIVNGNKAYPLGRFVSALNPWKSYSEKRLKASLRKLTDFYHEHGYPRARIEVREKEIDYHLSRVDLQLEVYEGPHVKVEFQGNRHASDRTLKKTMTISREGSFDQYEIDASIAALKKLFAERGYPDAHIEAQRVDLSEEKKIISFVMEEGEPQFIKQIRFPGRKKVAQRKLKKVMANQERSLHTRGPYKPHLQTRDSAALKKVLESEGFLDGAVEAWKVKKGEDLGSLTVQIPLSEGEQTIVEEVLFQGNHAASTKDLLDVLKVIPGKTFDPHFIEEERKQLLVFYSDHGYPYAQAKASIASGNVPYTTIISYEIEEGPEVRIGEVLIVGDVLTSQKAIKKAMGIGHGDLFSTQKIVEAQLNIRRLGPFSSVSVETIGIQEKEEKIHLLVKVEEQRPFLVDIEFGYSTDKQYVGNLKFTNLNAFGWAKRNTLKLIGGREISGVELGWVDPRLFGSQVEMTMNTSMFYEEEPAFRSLKLGGGVGWFRRFDDVGLLFRFDLNRKYLLEGNVDAADAQSIRNSTILETSASTSYDSRDSFADPRKGLFALAAVTLLNEIKGKESNFMKLSLSTEYDFSPFRSITLSSAARLNRIERFGTNVSIPLDQRFFLGGDDTLRGFSEDSLGPQDLGKITGGRLRWILNEELRFRLFARFNFAFFYDVGQLTDDASELSIGGARQSAGFGFRYVTPVGPIRADYGFKLDRRTGEDVSRFHLTFGYVF, from the coding sequence ATGAAACAAAAAATATTTATTTTTCTTTTGGTGCTCATGAGTTTTCTTTCATCAGCGCATGCCGCTTCAGAGAAGATCGCTCAAATACGCATTTCTGGCCTTTCGCGCATTGGTGAAGATACCGTTCGTCATGTACTCCCCTTTCAAGAAGGCGATCCTTTTCGTGTCCAAAAAGTAGATGAGGCGATTACCGCGCTACGACGATGGGGAGCATTTGATGCCATTCAAGTCGATATCGATTCGACACCTGAAGGAAAACTCCTTCACTTTCGACTCGATGAAGCAACGGTGATTCTTCTCATCGAAATACAGGGAAATTATCCCTTTGTCGAAAATCGAATTCGAAAATACTTTACCTTGAAAGCTGGAGACATTTACACCCCTCAATCTGTCAAGGCACAAGTCGATCGCATCAAAACATTTTATGAACAACAAGGATATATCAATACCGAAGTCGAAATTCTTGAAACTGCAGAGCCCACTGAAAATGGTGTAACCATTACCTTTGCCATTCATCGAGGAGAACAACTTCGTTATCGAAATATTATTGTTAACGGGAATAAAGCTTATCCTCTCGGACGATTTGTTTCTGCTCTGAATCCCTGGAAATCATATTCAGAAAAAAGGCTCAAAGCTTCTTTACGCAAGCTCACCGATTTCTACCACGAACATGGATATCCCCGTGCAAGGATCGAAGTTCGAGAAAAGGAAATTGACTATCATCTCTCTCGAGTCGATCTGCAACTTGAGGTGTATGAAGGACCTCATGTCAAAGTAGAGTTTCAGGGAAATCGTCATGCAAGCGACCGTACGCTGAAAAAAACAATGACCATCTCTCGAGAAGGGAGTTTTGATCAATATGAAATAGACGCAAGTATTGCAGCTCTTAAAAAACTTTTTGCAGAAAGAGGTTATCCGGACGCTCATATCGAGGCACAACGCGTTGATCTTTCCGAAGAAAAAAAAATAATTTCCTTTGTGATGGAAGAGGGCGAACCTCAATTCATCAAACAGATCAGATTTCCGGGACGTAAAAAAGTTGCACAGCGCAAGTTGAAAAAGGTGATGGCCAATCAAGAAAGGTCACTTCACACACGTGGTCCGTATAAACCGCATCTCCAAACACGAGATAGTGCAGCATTAAAAAAAGTATTAGAATCCGAAGGTTTTTTGGATGGCGCTGTCGAAGCGTGGAAAGTGAAAAAAGGAGAAGACCTCGGATCTCTCACCGTGCAGATTCCACTGAGCGAAGGAGAACAGACGATCGTCGAAGAGGTTCTTTTCCAGGGAAATCATGCTGCATCCACAAAAGATCTCCTCGACGTGCTCAAAGTTATTCCGGGAAAAACTTTTGATCCCCATTTCATCGAAGAAGAGCGCAAGCAACTTCTCGTTTTTTACAGTGACCATGGATATCCGTACGCTCAAGCCAAAGCTTCCATCGCTTCTGGAAACGTTCCTTATACTACGATCATCTCCTATGAAATCGAGGAGGGTCCGGAAGTTCGTATTGGTGAAGTTCTGATTGTGGGGGATGTGCTCACAAGCCAAAAGGCGATCAAAAAAGCAATGGGCATTGGTCATGGCGATCTTTTCAGCACGCAAAAAATTGTTGAAGCGCAACTCAATATCAGAAGACTTGGCCCTTTTTCCTCCGTGAGTGTTGAAACAATCGGCATCCAAGAAAAGGAAGAAAAAATTCATCTTCTCGTCAAAGTGGAAGAACAGCGTCCTTTCCTTGTTGATATCGAGTTTGGATACAGTACGGACAAACAATATGTAGGGAATTTGAAGTTCACAAACCTGAATGCTTTTGGTTGGGCAAAACGGAACACTCTCAAACTTATCGGAGGTCGTGAAATCTCTGGCGTTGAACTCGGTTGGGTTGATCCAAGACTTTTCGGTTCCCAAGTTGAAATGACCATGAATACTTCCATGTTCTATGAAGAAGAACCTGCATTTCGATCTCTAAAACTTGGCGGTGGAGTTGGCTGGTTCAGACGATTTGACGACGTTGGACTTCTTTTTCGATTCGATCTCAATCGAAAGTATCTTCTTGAAGGAAATGTTGACGCAGCTGACGCGCAATCTATCCGCAATAGCACGATTCTTGAAACATCGGCTTCCACTAGTTATGATTCACGCGATAGTTTTGCTGATCCACGAAAAGGACTTTTTGCGCTCGCCGCTGTTACTCTGCTCAATGAAATCAAGGGAAAAGAATCGAATTTCATGAAACTCTCTTTATCGACAGAATATGATTTCTCACCATTTCGAAGCATCACTCTTTCATCCGCAGCGCGCCTCAATCGTATTGAACGATTTGGAACAAATGTTTCCATTCCTCTTGATCAACGTTTTTTTCTTGGAGGTGATGACACCCTCCGAGGTTTTAGTGAAGATAGCTTAGGTCCCCAAGATCTCGGAAAAATTACAGGAGGACGGCTTCGCTGGATTCTCAATGAAGAACTTCGCTTTCGACTTTTTGCCCGATTCAATTTTGCATTCTTTTATGACGTGGGACAACTGACCGATGATGCTTCAGAACTTTCCATCGGAGGCGCACGACAGAGCGCTGGCTTTGGATTTCGCTATGTCACACCAGTGGGGCCTATCAGAGCAGACTATGGTTTTAAATTGGACCGACGAACAGGAGAAGACGTAAGTCGATTTCATCTCACTTTTGGATACGTTTTTTAG
- a CDS encoding phospho-N-acetylmuramoyl-pentapeptide-transferase gives MLYHFLYPLHETYSFLNVLKYITVRTFLAGFIAMSLYLLLGRTFIGLLSRRQFWQTVRDDGPVTHMDKRGTPTMGGLLLWFSMFVALLLCARFDEPYVILGMLLVLCFAVIGYIDDYRKVILRDAKGLRARWKFPLQVLVATVFVFILFDGFGISTQLSFPFLKSFQPDLHGWYIPFAVCVIVGASNAVNLTDGLDGLVSMPSIIAFFAYGMFAYVAGHATIAEYLQIPWIPGSGELTVLCGAVIGALIGFLWFNAHPASVFMGDVGSLPLGALLGYVAIVTKNEILLLAVGGIFVLETISVITQVISFKLTGKRVFRMAPLHHHFELKGWAESKVIVRFWIVALILACMSLATLKIR, from the coding sequence ATGCTTTATCATTTTCTCTATCCTCTTCATGAAACGTACAGTTTTTTGAATGTCCTCAAATATATTACGGTGCGTACATTTCTTGCTGGTTTCATTGCCATGAGTCTTTATCTTTTGCTCGGTCGAACATTTATTGGTCTTCTTTCACGTCGACAATTTTGGCAGACGGTTCGTGATGATGGCCCGGTAACGCACATGGATAAACGCGGGACGCCGACCATGGGAGGGCTTCTTCTCTGGTTTTCAATGTTTGTCGCGTTACTTTTGTGCGCACGATTCGATGAACCCTATGTGATTTTGGGGATGCTTCTGGTGCTCTGTTTTGCCGTCATCGGCTACATCGATGACTATCGGAAAGTCATTTTGCGAGATGCAAAAGGTCTTCGCGCGCGGTGGAAATTTCCATTGCAAGTGCTTGTGGCAACTGTTTTTGTTTTCATTCTTTTTGATGGTTTTGGAATTAGCACACAACTTTCATTTCCTTTTCTGAAATCGTTTCAACCCGATCTTCACGGATGGTATATTCCTTTTGCGGTGTGTGTCATTGTAGGAGCTTCGAATGCTGTCAATCTGACAGATGGATTAGATGGTCTTGTCAGCATGCCGTCGATCATTGCATTTTTTGCTTATGGTATGTTTGCCTATGTCGCAGGACATGCCACGATTGCAGAATATCTTCAGATTCCTTGGATTCCAGGAAGTGGTGAGCTCACGGTACTTTGTGGGGCGGTCATTGGCGCGCTCATTGGATTTTTGTGGTTCAATGCTCATCCGGCTTCTGTTTTTATGGGAGATGTCGGTTCGCTTCCGCTCGGGGCGCTTCTGGGATATGTGGCGATTGTCACGAAAAATGAAATTTTACTTCTCGCTGTTGGTGGCATTTTTGTTTTGGAGACGATTTCGGTCATCACACAAGTGATCTCCTTCAAGCTCACGGGAAAACGAGTATTTCGGATGGCCCCTCTTCATCATCATTTTGAGCTCAAAGGATGGGCGGAATCAAAAGTGATCGTCCGTTTTTGGATTGTCGCTCTTATTTTGGCGTGTATGAGTTTGGCAACATTGAAAATTCGATAA
- a CDS encoding 16S rRNA (cytosine(1402)-N(4))-methyltransferase, whose amino-acid sequence MESFNKEERTLLHLPVLEHEVVVWLTASQMEKECKRYVDVTLGGGGHAAALLKAAPHSELLGVDQDEKVLKRAKERLAEFGKRVVFTQGRFSLLSEHLASVGWDRVDGIIADLGVSSFQLDEADRGFSFRREGPLDMRMDTTKEPTAATWIATTEEEEMAHIFFEYGEERFAQRIARHLCVRREQKSFETTVDLAEEIRKALPPSARFPRTKGGKRIHPATRVFQAIRIALNEELQELEHFLHKAPFCLHQSGRCVVISYHSLEDRMVKRAFRALATEGFSLPMRKAQKPQEEEIAHNPRARSAKLRVLERIDA is encoded by the coding sequence CTGGAGAGCTTCAATAAAGAAGAACGAACGCTTTTGCATCTCCCTGTTTTGGAACACGAAGTCGTCGTATGGCTCACTGCTTCTCAGATGGAGAAAGAGTGCAAGCGCTATGTCGATGTGACCCTTGGCGGGGGAGGACATGCAGCAGCTCTTTTGAAAGCAGCGCCTCACAGCGAACTGTTGGGCGTTGATCAAGATGAAAAAGTGTTGAAGCGAGCGAAAGAGCGGCTCGCTGAATTCGGGAAACGGGTTGTATTCACACAGGGGAGATTTTCTTTGCTTTCAGAACATCTGGCATCGGTTGGTTGGGACCGTGTCGACGGCATTATTGCCGATCTTGGCGTTTCGAGTTTTCAACTCGATGAAGCTGATCGCGGTTTTAGTTTTCGGCGAGAAGGTCCGCTGGATATGCGCATGGATACAACAAAGGAACCAACCGCAGCAACGTGGATTGCAACAACGGAAGAAGAAGAAATGGCGCACATTTTTTTTGAATATGGAGAAGAACGCTTTGCGCAGCGCATTGCACGTCATCTCTGCGTGCGACGGGAACAAAAATCTTTTGAGACCACAGTTGATCTTGCCGAGGAAATACGAAAAGCGCTTCCGCCATCTGCCCGTTTTCCTCGTACCAAAGGGGGGAAAAGAATTCATCCGGCGACGCGTGTGTTTCAAGCCATTCGCATTGCTCTGAATGAAGAGCTTCAGGAGCTTGAACATTTTCTTCATAAAGCTCCCTTCTGTTTACATCAGAGCGGGAGATGTGTCGTGATCAGTTATCATTCGCTTGAGGATCGCATGGTGAAGCGCGCGTTTCGTGCTTTAGCCACGGAGGGATTTTCTTTGCCGATGCGAAAAGCGCAAAAACCTCAAGAAGAAGAGATTGCTCATAATCCTCGAGCGCGAAGCGCAAAATTGCGTGTTCTTGAAAGGATCGATGCATGA
- a CDS encoding undecaprenyldiphospho-muramoylpentapeptide beta-N-acetylglucosaminyltransferase has protein sequence MKILIAAGGTGGHLFPGVALAESFVKRDGISVLFVGTMRGLETKLLPPLGWKLLLLPAVSLKDRHGIKKITSYARLPLLLFRAFCLVMFEKPSRVVSIGGYAAGPVTLVASLLRIPTVLLEPNAIPGLTTRLLARWVSLICLGLPEAARALPQKKVMLTGTPVRKSILGVRSKSSKEKVKPFTVLCFGGSQGAQKINRAVLEALPHLQELTSSLRFIHQIGTQEKRERVKQVYTERGFEASVFEFIGAMEKVYEEADLVIARAGAMTIAELTIATLPSILIPYPYSADDHQRANAESLVRIGGATMILEAELTGERLANEIKKLTEDSRHLLSMSQALLKRRQPDAAERIVNECLNVK, from the coding sequence ATGAAAATCTTGATTGCTGCAGGTGGGACAGGAGGACATCTTTTTCCTGGGGTTGCGCTTGCTGAATCATTTGTAAAGCGAGATGGAATCTCTGTTCTCTTTGTGGGCACGATGCGTGGTTTGGAAACAAAACTTCTTCCACCGCTTGGTTGGAAACTTCTTCTTTTGCCCGCTGTTTCTCTCAAAGATCGACATGGAATAAAAAAAATAACGTCGTATGCGCGTCTTCCTCTTCTTCTTTTCCGCGCTTTTTGTTTGGTGATGTTCGAGAAACCATCTCGCGTCGTCAGTATTGGAGGATATGCTGCGGGACCGGTGACGCTTGTGGCGTCACTGCTTCGCATCCCCACGGTTCTTCTTGAGCCAAATGCCATTCCGGGATTAACGACTCGACTTCTTGCGCGATGGGTTTCGCTTATTTGTCTCGGTTTACCTGAAGCAGCTCGAGCCCTTCCGCAAAAGAAAGTGATGCTGACTGGAACACCAGTACGAAAATCTATTTTGGGAGTTCGTTCCAAATCTTCAAAAGAAAAAGTGAAACCTTTTACGGTTCTCTGTTTTGGAGGATCTCAAGGAGCACAAAAAATAAATCGTGCGGTATTGGAAGCGCTTCCACATTTACAAGAACTCACATCTTCTCTCCGTTTTATTCATCAAATAGGAACTCAAGAAAAGAGAGAGCGAGTCAAGCAGGTGTATACAGAGAGAGGTTTTGAGGCGAGTGTTTTTGAATTTATTGGAGCAATGGAAAAAGTATATGAAGAAGCTGATCTCGTGATTGCACGAGCAGGTGCCATGACCATTGCAGAGCTGACCATTGCCACTCTCCCTTCTATTTTAATTCCGTATCCGTATTCTGCTGACGATCATCAACGTGCGAATGCTGAAAGTTTAGTCCGTATTGGCGGTGCGACAATGATTTTGGAGGCAGAGTTAACAGGCGAGCGTCTTGCGAATGAAATAAAAAAATTAACCGAAGATTCACGACATCTTCTGTCGATGTCGCAGGCGCTTCTCAAGCGGCGGCAACCAGATGCTGCGGAGCGTATAGTGAATGAATGTTTGAACGTGAAATAA
- a CDS encoding cell division protein FtsW, producing the protein MNGEFQKNHFDIWLLFTVMMLVVFGVIMVYSASAVRALELYGDSYYFLKRSLCFTGLGLVGLFAASACHYHFYRRFIYIFLFASLILLGLVFIPGIGRTIGGATRWIKIGMFGFQPSEFAKLVMILFLAYSLEKKSARMRSLAVGIVPHVLVMTAVSGIILLQRDFGAAVIIAMITWMMLFVAGARLRYLGGILATLLPLVILLIAKAPYRRQRILAFLNPWNDQYGSGFQMIQSFVAFNEGGLFGQGLGQGQQKLFYLPDAHTDFIFSVVGEELGLLGVFFIMGLFLFFCYRGFRISLQAPDLFGRYIALGITGLIGIQALLNMGVVMGLLPTKGLVLPFLSYGGSSVVMFLIAVGILLNISSYRRSESAFS; encoded by the coding sequence ATGAACGGAGAATTTCAAAAAAATCATTTCGATATTTGGCTGCTCTTTACCGTTATGATGCTTGTCGTCTTCGGGGTGATCATGGTTTATAGCGCTTCTGCGGTCCGTGCGCTCGAACTCTATGGCGATAGCTATTATTTTCTTAAACGTTCGCTCTGTTTTACGGGTCTCGGACTTGTGGGACTTTTTGCCGCCTCAGCATGTCACTATCACTTTTATCGTCGCTTCATTTATATTTTTCTTTTCGCAAGTCTCATTCTTCTCGGTCTTGTTTTTATTCCTGGCATTGGAAGAACGATTGGGGGCGCGACGCGTTGGATCAAAATAGGAATGTTCGGTTTTCAGCCTTCTGAGTTTGCAAAACTCGTCATGATTCTTTTTTTAGCGTACTCTCTTGAAAAAAAATCTGCTCGTATGAGGAGTCTCGCCGTTGGTATTGTTCCTCATGTGCTCGTGATGACTGCTGTCAGCGGGATTATTTTGCTTCAACGCGATTTTGGCGCCGCAGTCATTATCGCGATGATCACATGGATGATGCTTTTTGTGGCCGGAGCCAGACTTCGTTATCTCGGAGGAATTTTGGCCACACTTCTTCCCCTCGTCATTCTTCTCATTGCAAAAGCACCGTATCGCCGTCAGCGTATTCTCGCTTTTTTAAATCCGTGGAACGATCAATACGGTTCAGGTTTTCAGATGATTCAATCTTTTGTGGCCTTTAATGAAGGGGGACTGTTTGGCCAAGGTTTGGGACAGGGTCAACAGAAACTTTTTTATCTCCCTGATGCTCACACCGATTTTATTTTTTCCGTTGTCGGAGAAGAGTTAGGACTTCTCGGTGTTTTTTTCATCATGGGACTTTTTCTCTTTTTTTGTTATCGCGGTTTTCGCATTTCTCTTCAAGCTCCCGATCTTTTTGGGCGTTACATCGCTCTTGGGATTACGGGCCTCATTGGGATCCAGGCGCTGCTCAATATGGGCGTGGTCATGGGACTTTTGCCGACGAAGGGTCTGGTGCTTCCTTTTTTAAGTTATGGAGGTTCATCAGTGGTCATGTTTTTAATTGCGGTCGGAATATTACTGAATATTTCTTCCTATCGACGAAGCGAGAGCGCATTTTCATGA
- a CDS encoding division/cell wall cluster transcriptional repressor MraZ, with amino-acid sequence MFRGRYRHSIDSKGRLSIPSKFREVLATSFDERLIVTNFDQCLWAYPALEWQKLEQKVSQLPQFLDEVKALQRAFISAAVECPFDKQGRILLPPELREYAGLQEEIVIVGMTKRIEFWAAERWSEIFDSAQKKLESLGSKLADLGL; translated from the coding sequence ATGTTTCGGGGACGCTACCGCCACAGCATTGATAGCAAAGGTCGGCTTTCCATTCCTTCCAAGTTTCGGGAGGTGTTGGCCACGAGCTTTGACGAGCGTCTTATTGTCACGAATTTTGATCAGTGTCTTTGGGCGTATCCAGCGCTCGAGTGGCAGAAGTTAGAACAGAAAGTCAGTCAGCTCCCCCAATTTTTGGATGAGGTCAAAGCTCTTCAACGAGCTTTTATTTCGGCAGCAGTCGAGTGTCCTTTCGATAAACAAGGTCGCATTCTTCTTCCTCCAGAGCTTCGCGAGTATGCCGGACTTCAAGAAGAGATTGTGATTGTGGGGATGACCAAGCGCATTGAGTTCTGGGCAGCAGAGCGTTGGTCAGAAATTTTTGATTCTGCGCAGAAAAAGCTCGAATCACTCGGCTCAAAACTCGCCGACTTGGGGCTTTAA